In Arcobacter sp. CECT 8983, the DNA window ATTAGTTGAAGATGCTAGTGAAGATGTATTTATTTACTTAGATAGAATTTTAGAAGAGAAAAATACAGCTGTTATGAAAGAAGCAGCAAATAAACTATTTAATTAATAGGAAAATAAAATGGAAGAAAAAATTTATGATATTGCAGTAGTTGATGATGAAATAGAGATTTTACAAATAATTGAAAAATTTCTAAAAAGAAAAAATAAGTATAGAGTAACAACTTTTACAAACCCTAAAATTGCCCTTGACTCTTGTATTAAAACTAAGTATGATTTAATATTATTAGATATTATGATGCCAGAAATGGATGGTATAGAATTTTTAGAAAAAATCAAAAAAGAAATACCAAAACAAAAAGTTTGTATGATGACAGCATATTCAACTTTAGATAAAGTTTTAAAGTCCCATAAACAAGGTGCTGAGAACTATATAATGAAACCGTTTCCATCATTAGAAACATTAAATGAAAAAATAAATACACTTTTAAAGAATTAATTTAAATGAAGAGCAATAATTTATTACTTAGGTATAGTTTTCTTTTTATTTTATTAGCAGTGACAATAAATTTTGTACTTTTGTATAATAAAAATGAAGAAATAGAAGTTAAAAAAGAAGAAGTAAAATTAAAAAATAGTAAAGTTTTTTCTTTATATAAAAAAGAGACTTTAGAGATATCAGAACTTTTCTTTTTCAATTATGTTCAAAACAACAAAAAGCTATTAACACTTCTAAATAAAGAAGATAAAGAAGAAGTAGTTTTTAATAAAATAGAAAAGCTTTATAATGAAAAGTTGAGTTTTTTTAAAAAACATAATATAAAAGAGATAAATTTTTACACAACAAGTGGTACTCCTATTTATAAAAGTGCTTTTAGCAAATATGATGATAATATAAATAAAGAACACCAAAAACTTATTACTAACATAGCAAAAAAGTATAACCCTCAAATAGTTTTTTCAATAAATGATACAACTGCATCATTAAACTATTTAAAACCAATTTTTGATAAAAATCTAAAACCAATTGCAATTTTTGAAATAACAATGGATTTACCAAGATTATCTCACAATACTTTTATTGAAAAAGGTTTAAATATTGAGTTTGTAGTTGATTCTTCCATTTTAAAAGAAAATGTAAATTCTAAATATTTCAATAACTATCTACCTCATAATGTAAATCCAAACTATATGTATATAAGCTCTTTTTATAAAAATAGATTTTTAGTGAATAATCTTCCTCTAGAACTTTTAGATGAAATTAAAACTAAAATGAAAAATAAGCAAAATTTTGTGGTTGATTATATAGTAAAAGATAAATGTTTTATAACAAGTTTTTATACAATAAATGATTTTTCATATATGATGTTAACTGTTGAGTGTGAAGATTACCTTCAAATAATCAATAGATACAATAACTATATCTATGCTAGTGTTTTTATTAGTTTTATTGTAGTACTTTTACTATTTTTAATAAATTTATACTTTTATAAATATAAGATAAAAAAGTCTAAACTTAATAGTGTAAGTAAAAGTATTGATAAATATGTAATTGTCGCAGAAACAAATTTAAAAGGAAAAATAACATATGTTTCACAAGCTTTTTGTGATGTAAGTGGGTATAAAAAAGAAGAATTAATTGGTAAACCTATGAATGTGATTAGACATCCAGATATTTCAAATAGATTTTATGAAAATATGTGGCAAAAACTCTTATCTAATCAAATTTGGGAAGGCGAAATAAAAAATATTGATAAAAATGGAAACTCTTATTGGGTAAGGGGAAATATTTCACCTATTTTTGATATTAATAATAAAAAAGTAGGATATAGGTCTATTAGAATTAATGTAAGCGACGAAAAACAACTTTTAAAAGTTAATTCATTATTAAAAAGAGATTTATTTTTAAAGCTAAATGAGATAAAAACTAGAGATAAAATGAAAATAGACCAATCTAAAATAATCTTAATGGGACAAATTTTAGATGCCTTTTCAAATGAGTGGAAAAAACCAATTTCAAATCTATCTTCTAAAATACTTGCTTTTGAAAATAGTGTAAGTAAAAACTCATATGATAAAAAATATTTAACAAATTTATCAAAAGATTTAAGTGCTGAATTAAAGATTTTATCTATGCATTTAAATGAGTTTAAAACACTATTTTCTCATAATACAAGTGAAGATAAATATAATGTTTTTAATGCAATAAAAACAGCAATTGCTTCAGTACCTCAAAATGATATAAAAATAGAATTATCAGGAGATGAGAACTTAGAGACTTTTGGTGTCTCTTATGATTTAAGAAAAATTATTTTAGGAATTGTTTATAACTCCTTTGAAGAGTTTAAAAAGAAAAAGATAGATTCTGGGAAAATTGATATTACAGTAAATAAAACAAATGAAAATATTCTTATAAAATGTAAAGATAATGCAGGTGGAATACCTCAAGAGTTTATAAG includes these proteins:
- a CDS encoding response regulator, with the protein product MEEKIYDIAVVDDEIEILQIIEKFLKRKNKYRVTTFTNPKIALDSCIKTKYDLILLDIMMPEMDGIEFLEKIKKEIPKQKVCMMTAYSTLDKVLKSHKQGAENYIMKPFPSLETLNEKINTLLKN
- a CDS encoding PAS domain S-box protein, whose amino-acid sequence is MKSNNLLLRYSFLFILLAVTINFVLLYNKNEEIEVKKEEVKLKNSKVFSLYKKETLEISELFFFNYVQNNKKLLTLLNKEDKEEVVFNKIEKLYNEKLSFFKKHNIKEINFYTTSGTPIYKSAFSKYDDNINKEHQKLITNIAKKYNPQIVFSINDTTASLNYLKPIFDKNLKPIAIFEITMDLPRLSHNTFIEKGLNIEFVVDSSILKENVNSKYFNNYLPHNVNPNYMYISSFYKNRFLVNNLPLELLDEIKTKMKNKQNFVVDYIVKDKCFITSFYTINDFSYMMLTVECEDYLQIINRYNNYIYASVFISFIVVLLLFLINLYFYKYKIKKSKLNSVSKSIDKYVIVAETNLKGKITYVSQAFCDVSGYKKEELIGKPMNVIRHPDISNRFYENMWQKLLSNQIWEGEIKNIDKNGNSYWVRGNISPIFDINNKKVGYRSIRINVSDEKQLLKVNSLLKRDLFLKLNEIKTRDKMKIDQSKIILMGQILDAFSNEWKKPISNLSSKILAFENSVSKNSYDKKYLTNLSKDLSAELKILSMHLNEFKTLFSHNTSEDKYNVFNAIKTAIASVPQNDIKIELSGDENLETFGVSYDLRKIILGIVYNSFEEFKKKKIDSGKIDITVNKTNENILIKCKDNAGGIPQEFISKIFETGFSTKDNLSSMGLPLHIAKLIVKKLNGDIWVKNEENGCCFYIKLITRDRRENRRK